A region from the Candidatus Bathyarchaeota archaeon genome encodes:
- a CDS encoding M28 family peptidase, with protein sequence MIRVLEEDKRLLEEIGGEISNEEMLQNWKQLMAFTPCPSGSVQEEEAIQFIASKLREYGLEPETLRYDAYISEPKWARLEILFPSRFEVQCTPYRQVGSTGSGGIEGEVVYIEPDKLGEVECRDKIVLAEQETPGEWMGLMGPRLLKLQEMGVKGLIVIEQDSYMPTVVHQRADFSVSGNPTPENIHLIPTIPAIVHVTNRDGQRLKAIAKEGGMRARVTSVVETGWRTLPLVVAEIKGFEEPEKFLLVNGHVDTPPFSPGSVDNVSGVVALLELARILSRHRNGLRRSVRFAFWTGHEIGRYAGSTWYNDAYWHELRYNCIGFLNIDSPGVAGATQYRAVSIGEMQELCRESIAEVTGIKVEGTRWPSRAGDHSFWGTGLPHASVISARPKELYDPFVNYSGGGWWWHTPYETFDKGDVAVLAKDVKVNLNVIFKMTNCPILPLNFVPYAEAMLRILEELQGKSEKIASHFNIYPVIERCKEFRELSERLEEVAKRAVESGAREAYRELNRCLMKISRYINPIAHSNAEATEQMSMETFGAAPFPRLQGIVKLAEMPLPHGHEFKLLRTKLQRDRNYVEDGFYLANETIKETLAKIKDLIH encoded by the coding sequence ATGATCAGGGTTTTGGAGGAGGATAAGAGGCTTCTAGAGGAGATCGGGGGGGAGATCTCCAATGAGGAGATGCTCCAAAACTGGAAGCAACTAATGGCGTTTACCCCCTGCCCCTCCGGCAGCGTTCAAGAGGAGGAGGCCATCCAGTTCATCGCCTCTAAGCTGAGAGAGTATGGCCTCGAGCCTGAGACCCTGCGTTATGACGCCTACATTAGCGAGCCTAAGTGGGCGAGGCTTGAGATCCTCTTCCCGAGCAGGTTCGAGGTCCAGTGCACCCCCTATAGACAGGTGGGCTCCACCGGGTCCGGAGGGATAGAGGGGGAAGTCGTCTACATAGAACCCGATAAGCTCGGCGAGGTGGAGTGCCGCGATAAGATCGTCCTAGCTGAGCAGGAGACTCCAGGGGAGTGGATGGGGCTTATGGGCCCGAGGCTGTTGAAGCTGCAGGAGATGGGTGTGAAGGGTCTAATAGTCATAGAGCAGGACTCCTATATGCCTACGGTGGTTCATCAGAGGGCCGACTTCTCTGTATCAGGGAACCCCACACCTGAGAATATTCATCTAATCCCGACAATTCCAGCTATCGTACATGTCACAAACAGGGATGGGCAGAGGCTCAAGGCGATAGCGAAGGAGGGGGGCATGAGAGCGAGGGTTACCTCGGTGGTGGAGACAGGTTGGAGGACGTTGCCCCTGGTCGTTGCGGAGATTAAAGGCTTTGAGGAACCCGAAAAATTCTTGCTCGTTAACGGACATGTGGACACCCCACCATTCTCCCCCGGAAGCGTAGACAACGTCTCCGGGGTGGTAGCCCTACTAGAACTGGCTAGGATCCTAAGTAGGCATAGAAATGGGCTCAGGAGGAGCGTCCGATTCGCCTTCTGGACCGGTCATGAGATAGGGAGATATGCGGGCTCCACGTGGTACAACGATGCATATTGGCATGAACTCAGGTATAACTGCATAGGATTCCTCAACATAGACTCCCCAGGGGTTGCCGGAGCAACCCAGTACAGGGCGGTGAGCATAGGGGAGATGCAGGAGCTATGCAGAGAGAGTATAGCCGAGGTGACGGGCATAAAGGTTGAAGGGACCAGGTGGCCCTCAAGGGCTGGGGATCACAGCTTCTGGGGAACCGGCCTACCCCACGCGAGCGTCATCTCAGCTAGGCCAAAGGAGCTCTATGATCCCTTCGTCAACTACTCAGGGGGAGGATGGTGGTGGCACACCCCATATGAGACCTTTGATAAAGGAGATGTCGCCGTCTTGGCTAAGGATGTTAAGGTGAACCTTAATGTTATATTCAAGATGACCAACTGCCCGATCTTACCCTTGAACTTCGTCCCCTACGCTGAGGCTATGCTCAGGATCCTCGAGGAGTTACAGGGAAAGAGCGAGAAGATCGCATCACACTTCAATATATACCCCGTGATCGAGCGGTGTAAAGAATTCAGAGAGTTATCAGAGAGGTTAGAGGAGGTGGCGAAGAGGGCCGTGGAGAGTGGAGCTAGAGAGGCGTATCGGGAGCTGAACAGGTGCCTGATGAAGATCTCCAGGTATATAAACCCCATAGCCCACTCAAACGCCGAGGCGACGGAGCAGATGTCCATGGAGACCTTCGGGGCGGCCCCCTTCCCGAGGCTCCAGGGCATCGTTAAACTGGCAGAGATGCCCCTCCCTCATGGGCATGAGTTCAAGCTTCTGAGAACAAAGCTACAAAGGGATAGGAACTACGTGGAGGACGGCTTCTACCTAGCCAATGAAACCATAAAGGAGACCCTGGCTAAAATCAAGGATCTAATCCACTAG
- a CDS encoding radical SAM protein, giving the protein MEPVIDVFRVGLIITERCNAACPHCWFNSGPHKGRDMSLKEAEAYIDQAREIPSVRYISFTGGEPFLLPEMLLRLVRYASDIGLYTECVTNSFWASTEGAAERMLRRLIDSGLEVINLSVDDFHQSLIPFERVLNSYRAARRLGLKIVLMCAASKSGRIRIEEVKRMLRDEDIYIIGRGEQRGYPQVIAMEMGFIPAGRGADIPQEEWLKGDGPLEGGCHVVLRDIAVAPGGGVLPCCSAAGTIKNLSIGNARVKRLRDIMEEAWRRPIFKLLRDRGPLGLADEFENRPLAYVNKCHLCYDLLKDVGKEG; this is encoded by the coding sequence ATGGAGCCTGTCATCGACGTCTTCAGGGTAGGCCTAATAATAACCGAGCGGTGCAACGCGGCCTGCCCCCACTGCTGGTTCAACTCAGGACCCCACAAGGGACGGGATATGAGCCTAAAAGAGGCTGAGGCTTACATAGACCAAGCAAGGGAGATACCATCGGTCAGGTATATCAGCTTCACGGGCGGTGAGCCCTTCCTCCTTCCGGAGATGCTACTAAGGCTAGTTCGATACGCCTCAGATATTGGACTTTATACAGAATGTGTGACCAACAGCTTCTGGGCCTCCACTGAGGGGGCAGCCGAGAGGATGCTGAGAAGGCTTATTGACTCAGGCCTCGAGGTTATAAACCTGAGCGTGGACGACTTCCACCAGAGCCTGATACCGTTTGAGAGGGTGCTCAACAGCTACAGGGCTGCTCGACGTTTAGGCCTTAAGATAGTGTTGATGTGCGCTGCCTCCAAGTCAGGCAGGATCAGGATTGAAGAGGTTAAGAGGATGCTGAGAGATGAGGATATCTACATAATCGGGAGGGGAGAGCAAAGGGGATATCCACAGGTCATAGCGATGGAGATGGGATTCATACCCGCCGGGAGAGGGGCTGATATACCCCAGGAGGAGTGGCTGAAAGGAGACGGCCCCTTGGAGGGTGGCTGCCACGTTGTCCTGAGAGACATAGCCGTGGCACCAGGAGGGGGGGTTCTACCGTGCTGCTCAGCCGCTGGAACCATAAAAAACCTCTCCATAGGAAACGCAAGGGTTAAAAGGCTTAGGGATATCATGGAGGAGGCATGGAGGAGGCCAATCTTCAAACTTTTAAGAGATAGAGGCCCCCTAGGCTTGGCCGATGAATTTGAGAATAGGCCTTTAGCTTATGTTAATAAGTGCCATTTATGTTACGACCTCTTAAAAGATGTCGGGAAAGAGGGCTAA